In a single window of the Magnolia sinica isolate HGM2019 chromosome 7, MsV1, whole genome shotgun sequence genome:
- the LOC131250724 gene encoding uncharacterized protein LOC131250724, which yields MDFCKIFYILAVILAAHVPSILGLTLHGIEIRTVSLNGTLSCPYNENLKLTMQSYGVDQATVEIQCGITGTVISRARTDYMGHFDFFFTTERFPLFNPSSCDVVINLPVACCALPSTGLVRAYIIEETVAQTTDGAQAFFHASAFTWSIA from the coding sequence ATGGATTTTTGTAAGATCTTCTACATCTTAGCCGTCATCCTCGCCGCACATGTGCCTTCTATCCTCGGCCTGACGCTACACGGCATCGAAATCAGAACCGTCAGCTTGAATGGGACCCTCTCTTGCCCATACAACGAAAATTTGAAGCTTACCATGCAATCGTACGGTGTCGATCAAGCGACGGTCGAGATACAGTGCGGCATTACTGGTACGGTGATCTCACGAGCAAGAACGGACTACATGGGCCACTTCGATTTCTTCTTCACCACAGAGAGATTTCCTCTATTCAATCCTTCCTCATGCGACGTTGTGATTAATCTCCCAGTTGCTTGTTGTGCTTTGCCATCGACGGGTCTTGTTCGAGCGTACATCATCGAAGAGACCGTGGCCCAGACTACCGACGGTGCACAGGCTTTCTTCCATGCAAGTGCTTTCACATGGAGTATTGCTTGA
- the LOC131251802 gene encoding 3-oxoacyl-[acyl-carrier-protein] synthase II, chloroplastic-like produces MVASSLASPLCTWLVAACMSVACEKEKPSMRASSAFLSSKRLSRGARRRKGLDCPERPASALSGSSIHGLMSSCLAFEPCEEYYSSFFGENVFLSFGSKVGPTRRQRRMNRDAAAGKPMNVAVQPAKEITTKKRPLTKKRRVVVTGLGVVTPLGHEPDVFYNNLLEGVSGISEIETFDCAQFPTRIAGEIKSFSTDGWVVPKLSKRMDKFMLYLLTAGKKALVDGGITDDVMNELDKAKCGVLIGSAMGGMKVFNDAIEALRVSYKKMNPFCVPFATTNMGSAMLAMDLGWMGPNYSISTACATSNFCILNAANHIIRGEADVMLCGGSDAAIIPIGLGGFVACRALSQRNNDPTKASRPWDIHRDGFVMGEGAGVLLLEELDHAKKRGANIYAEFLGGSFSCDAYHMTEPHPDGTGVVLCINKALSQSGVAREDVNYVNAHATSTPSGDLKEYLALSRCFGQNPELRVNSTKSMIGHLLGAAGAVEAVATVQAIRTGWVHPNINLEDPEESVDVNLLVGPKKERLDIKVALSNSFGFGGHNSSILFAPYE; encoded by the exons ATGGTAGCCTCTTCGCTCGCTTCACCTCTCTGCACGTGGCTCGTTGCCGCTTGCATGTCAGTCGCATGCGAGAAGGAGAAGCCGTCGATGAGAGCGTCGTCGGCTTTCTTGTCTTCGAAGAGATTGAGCAGAGGGGCAAGGAGGAGGAAGGGTCTGGACTGCCCCGAACGCCCGGCTTCGGCGCTCTCTGGATCGAGCATTCATGGGCTGATGAGTTCTTGCCTTGCTTTCGAGCCGTGCGAGGAGTATTACAGTTCGTTCTTCGGCGAGAACGTGTTTCTGTCCTTTGGgtcgaaggtgggtcccacccgccgGCAGAGGCGGATGAACCGTGACGCTGCGGCAG GAAAACCCATGAATGTAGCTGTGCAACCTGCAAAGGAAATCACAACAAAGAAGCGGCCTCTTACAAAGAAGAGGAGGGTTGTTGTGACGGGGCTGGGCGTGGTGACCCCATTAGGCCACGAGCCAGATGTGTTCTACAATAATCTCCTCGAGGGCGTCAGTGGTATAAGTGAAATTGAAACATTTGATTGTGCTCAATTTCCAACT CGAATTGCTGGGGAAATCAAATCCTTTTCAACGGATGGATGGGTTGTACCAAAGCTCTCCAAGCGGATGGACAAGTTCATGCTTTACTTACTGACTGCTGGCAAGAAAGCGTTGGTCGATGGCGGAATTACGGATGACGTCATGAATGAGTTGGACAAAGCAAAATGTGGAGTTTTGATTGGGTCTGCAATGGGGGGAATGAAG GTTTTCAATGATGCAATCGAAGCCTTAAGGGTCTCATATAAGAAGATGAATCCCTTTTGTGTGCCCTTTGCAACTACTAACATGGGCTCCGCAATGCTCGCAATGGATCTG GGATGGATGGGGCCAAACTATTCTATTTCAACTGCCTGTGCGACAAGCAACTTTTGCATATTGAATGCCGCAAACCATATTATAAGAGGAGAAGCT GATGTGATGCTTTGTGGTGGCTCTGATGCAGCAATCATACCTATCG GGTTAGGCGGTTTTGTAGCATGCAGAGCACTTTCACAGAGGAACAATGATCCGACAAAAGCTTCCCGCCCATGGGATATT CATCGCGATGGATTCGTCATGGGGGAAGGAGCTGGTGTCCTGCTTCTCGAAGAACTAGATCACGCTAAG AAACGGGGAGCAAATATCTATGCTGAATTTCTAGGTGGAAGCTTCAGTTGTGATGCTTATCATATGACAGAACCTCATCCTGATG GGACTGGAGTTGTTCTTTGCATAAATAAGGCCTTATCTCAATCTGGGGTAGCCAGAGAAGATGTGAATTACGTGAATGCTCATGCAACGTCGACCCCATCTGGTGACCTGAAAGAGTACCTAGCTCTCAGTCGTTGTTTTGGCCAGAATCCGGAG CTGAGAGTAAACTCCACAAAATCGATGATCGGTCACCTATTAGGAGCGGCTGGTGCCGTTGAAGCTGTTGCAACTGTACAG GCGATCCGTACGGGTTGGGTTCATCCAAATATCAATCTGGAAGACCCAGAGGAGAGTGTG GATGTGAATCttctggtgggccccaagaaggagAGGCTGGACATAAAGGTGGCGCTGTCTAATTCATTTGGATTCGGTGGCCACAACTCGTCCATCCTATTCGCCCCTTACGAGTGA